A genomic window from Agrobacterium larrymoorei includes:
- the chvI gene encoding two-component system response regulator ChvI — protein sequence MQTIALVDDDRNILTSVSIALEAEGYKVETYTDGASALDGLIARPPQLAIFDIKMPRMDGMELLRRLRQKSDLPVIFLTSKDEEIDELFGLKMGADDFITKPFSQRLLVERVKAILRRASSREAAATGVSPMKTAADQAARTLERGQLAMDQERHTCTWKGEPVTLTVTEFLILHSLAQRPGVVKSRDALMDAAYDEQVYVDDRTIDSHIKRLRKKFKLVDNDFDMIETLYGVGYRFREAA from the coding sequence ATGCAGACGATTGCGCTTGTAGACGACGACCGTAATATCCTGACATCGGTGTCGATCGCGCTCGAAGCGGAAGGCTATAAGGTCGAAACGTATACCGATGGCGCTTCCGCCCTTGACGGGCTGATTGCGCGCCCGCCTCAACTGGCGATTTTCGATATCAAGATGCCGCGCATGGATGGCATGGAGCTCTTGCGCCGTCTCAGGCAAAAGTCGGATCTTCCCGTCATCTTCCTGACCTCCAAGGATGAGGAAATCGACGAGCTGTTCGGCTTGAAGATGGGGGCCGACGATTTCATCACCAAGCCGTTTTCGCAGCGCCTTCTCGTGGAGCGCGTCAAAGCGATCCTGCGCCGCGCGAGCAGCCGAGAAGCAGCAGCGACCGGTGTAAGCCCGATGAAGACCGCCGCCGATCAGGCGGCGAGAACGCTAGAGCGCGGCCAGCTCGCCATGGACCAGGAACGCCACACCTGCACCTGGAAGGGCGAGCCGGTGACGCTGACCGTGACGGAATTCCTCATCCTGCATTCGCTGGCGCAGCGCCCAGGCGTCGTCAAGAGCCGCGATGCGCTGATGGATGCCGCCTATGACGAGCAGGTCTATGTCGACGACCGTACCATCGATAGCCACATCAAGCGCCTGCGCAAGAAATTCAAGCTGGTCGACAATGACTTCGACATGATTGAAACGCTCTATGGCGTGGGCTATCGCTTCCGCGAAGCGGCTTAA
- a CDS encoding phosphoenolpyruvate carboxykinase, producing MKELGVHNPENGVSALGLGDAAVVHYNLIESELYEESIRNGEADLTVDGALRAVTGQHTGRSPKDKFVVRDANTENTIWWDNNKPLSPEHFEILHKDMLAHAAGKTLYVQDLVGGADEENALPTRVVTELAWHGLFIRNLLIRPAREKLGSFKQKLTIINLPSFKADPARHGVRTETVIACDLTKGIVLIGGTSYAGENKKSVFTVLNYLLPAKGVMPMHCSANVGPDGDAAVFFGLSGTGKTTLSADPARTLIGDDEHGWGEDGIFNFEGGCYAKAIKLSAEAEPEIYAATRRFGTVLENVVLDENRVPDFNDNSLTENTRSAYPLHFIPNASKTGLAGHPKTIIMLTADAFGVLPPIARLTPEQAMYHFLSGYTAKVAGTEKGVTEPEATFSTCFGAPFMPRHPTEYGNLLRDLIAQHGVDCWLVNTGWTGGAYGIGKRMPIKATRALLTAALTGELKNAQFRTDANFGFAVPTSLEGIDNSILDPRSTWADGTAYDAQAKKLVNMFVTNFTKFEDHVDSTVRDAAPGLLAAAE from the coding sequence ATGAAAGAACTCGGAGTACACAATCCAGAAAACGGTGTGTCTGCACTTGGTCTGGGCGACGCCGCTGTCGTGCATTACAACCTCATCGAGAGTGAGCTGTACGAAGAATCGATCCGCAACGGCGAGGCGGACTTGACCGTCGATGGCGCGCTGCGTGCCGTTACCGGTCAACACACCGGCCGTTCTCCGAAGGACAAATTCGTGGTGCGCGATGCCAACACGGAAAACACCATCTGGTGGGACAACAACAAGCCGCTGTCGCCGGAGCATTTCGAAATCCTGCACAAGGACATGCTCGCGCATGCGGCTGGCAAGACGCTCTACGTTCAGGATCTCGTCGGCGGTGCCGATGAAGAAAACGCATTGCCGACACGCGTCGTTACCGAGCTTGCCTGGCACGGCCTCTTCATCCGTAACCTGCTGATCCGCCCCGCGCGTGAGAAGCTTGGCTCCTTCAAGCAGAAGCTCACCATCATCAACCTGCCGAGCTTCAAGGCCGATCCTGCCCGTCACGGTGTGCGCACCGAAACGGTGATCGCCTGCGACCTGACCAAGGGCATCGTTCTCATCGGCGGCACATCCTATGCCGGCGAAAACAAGAAATCGGTCTTCACCGTTCTCAACTACCTGCTGCCTGCCAAGGGCGTCATGCCGATGCACTGCTCCGCCAATGTCGGCCCGGATGGTGATGCCGCTGTGTTCTTCGGCCTGTCGGGCACCGGCAAGACAACACTGTCGGCCGATCCAGCCCGCACGCTGATCGGTGACGATGAGCATGGCTGGGGCGAAGACGGCATCTTCAATTTCGAAGGCGGCTGCTACGCCAAGGCGATCAAGCTCTCTGCCGAGGCCGAGCCGGAAATCTACGCGGCAACGCGCCGCTTTGGCACGGTTCTGGAAAACGTCGTTCTCGACGAAAACCGTGTTCCGGACTTCAACGACAATTCGCTGACGGAAAACACGCGTAGCGCCTATCCGCTGCACTTCATTCCCAACGCCTCGAAGACCGGCCTTGCCGGTCATCCGAAGACGATCATAATGCTGACCGCCGATGCCTTCGGTGTGCTGCCGCCGATCGCGCGTCTGACACCGGAACAGGCCATGTACCACTTCCTCTCCGGCTACACCGCCAAGGTTGCCGGTACGGAAAAGGGCGTGACCGAACCGGAAGCCACCTTCTCGACCTGCTTTGGTGCTCCGTTCATGCCGCGTCATCCGACGGAATACGGCAACCTGCTGCGTGATCTGATTGCGCAGCACGGCGTGGATTGCTGGTTGGTCAACACCGGCTGGACCGGTGGTGCCTACGGCATAGGCAAGCGCATGCCGATCAAGGCAACGCGCGCGCTTCTCACCGCTGCACTGACCGGCGAGCTGAAGAACGCCCAGTTCCGCACCGACGCGAATTTCGGCTTTGCCGTACCGACTTCGCTTGAAGGTATCGACAACAGCATTCTCGACCCGCGCTCGACGTGGGCCGATGGCACCGCCTACGATGCGCAGGCCAAGAAGCTGGTCAACATGTTCGTCACCAACTTCACCAAGTTCGAAGATCATGTCGACAGCACTGTGCGTGACGCGGCCCCTGGCCTGCTGGCGGCAGCCGAGTAA
- the arfB gene encoding alternative ribosome rescue aminoacyl-tRNA hydrolase ArfB, with translation MASAPLYISSRIIIAGWELTEQFVLAGGPGGQNVNKVSTAVQLFFNITASPALSDRIKTNLVKLGGRRVSKEGVLMIEASQFRTQERNREDARERLKELILKAAEPPPPPRKATKPTKGSVERRLKAKSGRSDIKKMRGKPGQD, from the coding sequence ATGGCAAGCGCGCCCCTTTACATCAGCAGCAGAATAATAATTGCCGGATGGGAACTGACGGAGCAATTCGTGCTGGCTGGCGGCCCGGGTGGCCAGAACGTCAACAAGGTCTCCACTGCGGTTCAACTCTTCTTCAATATCACGGCTTCTCCGGCGCTGTCGGACCGGATCAAGACCAATCTCGTGAAGCTTGGTGGACGGCGCGTCTCGAAAGAAGGCGTGTTGATGATCGAGGCCAGCCAGTTCCGCACTCAGGAGCGGAACCGGGAAGATGCGCGGGAGCGTCTGAAGGAACTGATCCTCAAGGCAGCCGAGCCACCGCCGCCGCCGCGTAAGGCCACCAAGCCGACGAAGGGTTCGGTCGAGCGCAGGTTGAAAGCGAAATCAGGCCGGTCTGATATCAAGAAGATGCGCGGCAAGCCCGGGCAGGATTAG
- the coaA gene encoding type I pantothenate kinase: MARRGEQGMPTTLDHFRPDEYSPYHFFSSEEWSKFRADTPLTLSADEVKRLRSLDDPIDLDEVRRIYLSLSRLLSSHVEASQLLFAQRNRFLNMEHVNKTPFVIGIAGSVAVGKSTTARILKELLARWPSSPKVDLITTDGFLYPNEVLRRENLMDRKGFPESYDIGALLRFLSAIKAGQPNVQAPRYSHLVYDVLPTEFTNVDRPDILIFEGINVLQARNLPAGGRIVPMVSDFFDFSIYIDADEKVIHNWYVNRFMNLRNTAFRDPTSYFNRYASISETAALAIAEGLWENINLKNLRENIVPTRPRADLILRKGQNHLIDMVALRKL; encoded by the coding sequence ATGGCACGCAGGGGGGAGCAAGGCATGCCAACGACACTCGATCATTTCAGACCGGATGAGTATTCGCCCTATCACTTCTTCAGCTCGGAAGAATGGTCGAAATTTCGCGCCGACACGCCTTTGACGCTCTCCGCCGACGAGGTGAAGCGCCTGCGCTCACTGGATGACCCGATTGATCTCGATGAGGTCCGGCGGATCTATCTATCGCTCTCACGTCTTCTTTCCTCGCATGTGGAAGCGTCGCAACTGCTCTTCGCGCAGCGCAATCGCTTCCTCAATATGGAGCACGTCAACAAGACGCCCTTCGTCATCGGCATCGCAGGCTCGGTTGCAGTGGGCAAATCCACCACCGCCCGTATTCTGAAAGAGCTTCTGGCGCGCTGGCCCTCCAGTCCGAAGGTCGATCTGATCACCACGGACGGCTTTCTCTATCCGAACGAGGTGCTGCGGCGCGAAAATCTGATGGATCGCAAGGGCTTTCCCGAAAGCTATGACATTGGCGCGCTGCTTCGCTTTCTTTCCGCCATCAAGGCCGGCCAGCCGAATGTCCAGGCGCCGCGTTACTCGCATCTGGTCTATGACGTGCTGCCAACCGAGTTCACCAATGTCGACCGGCCGGACATCCTGATTTTCGAAGGCATCAACGTGCTGCAGGCGCGCAACCTGCCGGCAGGCGGTCGTATCGTGCCGATGGTCTCGGACTTCTTTGACTTCTCGATCTATATCGATGCAGACGAAAAGGTCATCCATAACTGGTACGTCAACCGCTTCATGAACCTGCGCAACACCGCCTTTCGCGATCCGACATCCTACTTCAATCGCTATGCGTCGATTTCGGAAACGGCAGCGCTGGCGATTGCAGAAGGGCTTTGGGAAAATATCAACCTCAAGAACCTGCGCGAGAATATCGTGCCCACGCGCCCGCGCGCTGACCTCATCTTGCGGAAAGGCCAGAACCATCTGATCGATATGGTGGCGTTGAGAAAGCTTTAG
- a CDS encoding phosphoribosyl-ATP diphosphatase: MSGFSLSDLERIVAERASASPDQSWTAKLFAAGQNKAAKKLGEEAVETVIAAISQDRKNLTDEAADLLYHLLVVLKIADIPLSDVFAELERRTGQSGLQEKASRPQS; this comes from the coding sequence ATGAGCGGGTTTTCCCTTTCCGATCTCGAGCGCATCGTTGCCGAACGCGCCAGCGCATCGCCTGATCAATCCTGGACGGCCAAGCTTTTTGCCGCCGGTCAGAACAAGGCCGCCAAGAAGCTCGGCGAAGAAGCGGTCGAAACGGTCATCGCGGCCATCTCACAGGATCGCAAAAACCTGACGGATGAGGCAGCCGATCTGCTTTACCATCTTCTCGTGGTCCTCAAGATCGCCGATATCCCTCTCTCCGATGTGTTTGCGGAGTTGGAGAGACGGACAGGTCAGTCCGGATTGCAGGAAAAGGCATCAAGGCCTCAATCATGA
- the hisF gene encoding imidazole glycerol phosphate synthase subunit HisF, which translates to MTLKARIIPCLDVKDGRVVKGVNFVDLIDAGDPVEAAKAYDAAGADELCFLDITASSDNRETIFDVVSRTADHCFMPVTVGGGVRAVSDIRKLLLCGADKVSINSAAVKDPDFVAQAADKFGNQCIVVSIDAKKVSSNGEADRWEIFTHGGRQPTGIDAVEFAVKMVERGAGELLITSMDRDGTKSGYDIALTRTIADQVRVPVIASGGVGNLDDLVAGVKEGHATAVLAASIFHFGTYTIGQAKAYMADHGIAMRLD; encoded by the coding sequence ATGACACTCAAAGCACGCATTATCCCCTGCCTTGATGTAAAGGACGGTCGCGTCGTCAAGGGCGTGAACTTCGTCGATCTGATCGATGCGGGCGATCCTGTCGAGGCGGCGAAAGCCTATGATGCGGCCGGTGCCGATGAGCTTTGCTTTCTCGACATCACTGCGTCTTCCGACAATCGCGAAACCATCTTCGATGTGGTCTCGCGCACAGCCGACCATTGCTTCATGCCGGTGACGGTGGGTGGCGGCGTTCGTGCCGTGTCCGATATTCGCAAGCTTCTGCTTTGCGGTGCCGACAAGGTGTCGATCAACTCGGCTGCGGTCAAAGACCCGGATTTCGTCGCGCAGGCGGCGGATAAGTTCGGCAATCAGTGCATCGTCGTCTCCATCGACGCCAAGAAGGTGTCGAGCAACGGCGAGGCCGATCGCTGGGAAATCTTTACCCATGGCGGACGCCAGCCCACGGGAATCGATGCGGTGGAATTTGCCGTGAAGATGGTGGAGCGCGGCGCCGGCGAGTTGCTGATCACCTCTATGGACCGCGACGGCACGAAGAGCGGCTACGACATCGCGCTGACCCGCACGATTGCCGATCAGGTTCGTGTTCCGGTTATCGCTTCCGGCGGTGTCGGTAATCTGGATGATCTGGTGGCGGGCGTGAAGGAAGGCCATGCGACGGCGGTTCTGGCGGCGTCGATCTTCCACTTTGGCACCTATACGATCGGGCAAGCCAAGGCCTATATGGCCGATCATGGCATTGCCATGCGTCTCGACTGA
- the hisA gene encoding 1-(5-phosphoribosyl)-5-[(5-phosphoribosylamino)methylideneamino]imidazole-4-carboxamide isomerase: protein MILFPAIDLKDGQCVRLKLGDMDQATVYNTDPGAQAKAFEDQGFEWLHVVDLNGAFAGQTVNGEAVDAILKSTKNPVQLGGGIRTLEHIEAWLSRGLARVILGTVAVRDPVLVLEACKRFPGQVAVGIDAKGGKVAVEGWAEASELGVIELAKRFEGAGVAAIIYTDIDRDGILAGINWASTLELANAVSIPVIASGGLASMDDIKRMLEPDAAKLEGAISGRALYDGRIDPAEALALIKGAKA, encoded by the coding sequence ATGATCCTTTTTCCCGCAATTGACCTCAAGGACGGCCAGTGCGTTCGCCTGAAGCTTGGCGATATGGACCAGGCCACCGTCTACAACACCGATCCCGGTGCGCAAGCCAAAGCCTTTGAAGACCAGGGCTTCGAATGGCTGCATGTGGTGGATCTGAACGGCGCTTTCGCCGGACAGACCGTCAATGGCGAAGCTGTCGATGCCATTTTGAAATCCACCAAGAACCCGGTGCAGCTCGGCGGCGGTATTCGCACGCTGGAGCATATCGAAGCATGGCTGAGCCGCGGTCTCGCTCGCGTCATTCTCGGTACCGTTGCGGTGCGCGATCCGGTTCTGGTTCTGGAAGCCTGCAAGCGCTTCCCCGGCCAGGTTGCCGTGGGCATCGACGCCAAGGGTGGCAAGGTTGCGGTGGAAGGCTGGGCGGAGGCTTCCGAGCTTGGTGTGATCGAGCTTGCCAAGCGCTTCGAAGGCGCAGGCGTGGCGGCGATCATCTACACCGATATCGACCGTGACGGCATTCTGGCCGGGATCAACTGGGCCTCGACGCTTGAGCTTGCCAATGCGGTTTCTATTCCGGTGATCGCATCCGGCGGGCTTGCTTCGATGGACGATATCAAGCGCATGCTCGAGCCGGATGCCGCGAAGCTGGAAGGTGCAATCTCAGGGCGCGCGCTGTATGACGGGCGTATCGATCCGGCGGAAGCACTGGCGCTGATCAAGGGGGCGAAGGCATGA
- the hisH gene encoding imidazole glycerol phosphate synthase subunit HisH, with the protein MRVAIIDYGSGNLRSATKAFERAAREAGIDATIDLTDRPESVASADRIVLPGVGAYADCRAGLGAVTGMHEALIDVVEKKGHPFLGVCVGMQLMSSRGLEKTVTEGLGWIEGDVVEMTPSDPALKIPQIGWNTLELHRPHPLFDGIKTGPDGLHAYFVHSYHLAAKHRDEVIATTNYGGAMTAFVGRDNMAGAQFHPEKSQTLGLALISNFLRWKP; encoded by the coding sequence ATGCGTGTGGCAATTATCGACTACGGCTCCGGCAACCTTCGGTCCGCGACCAAGGCGTTCGAGCGTGCGGCACGGGAAGCCGGCATCGACGCGACGATCGATCTGACCGACCGGCCTGAAAGCGTAGCATCGGCAGACCGCATCGTGCTGCCGGGCGTCGGTGCCTATGCCGATTGCCGTGCTGGATTGGGTGCGGTGACAGGCATGCATGAGGCGCTGATCGACGTGGTGGAGAAGAAGGGCCATCCCTTCCTCGGCGTCTGTGTGGGCATGCAGCTCATGTCCTCGCGTGGCCTTGAAAAGACTGTGACCGAGGGGCTTGGCTGGATCGAAGGCGATGTCGTGGAGATGACCCCATCGGACCCGGCTCTCAAAATTCCGCAGATCGGCTGGAATACGCTGGAATTGCACCGCCCTCACCCGCTCTTCGATGGCATCAAGACCGGGCCCGATGGCTTGCACGCCTATTTCGTCCACTCCTACCATCTGGCGGCGAAGCATCGCGACGAAGTCATCGCCACCACCAATTACGGTGGAGCGATGACGGCCTTCGTTGGGCGCGACAATATGGCTGGGGCTCAGTTCCATCCGGAAAAGAGCCAGACGCTCGGCCTTGCCCTCATTTCGAATTTTCTGCGCTGGAAGCCCTGA
- a CDS encoding DUF2628 domain-containing protein, whose amino-acid sequence MTSYLVLEAPGGPDRDHRTTRFIADRFSWLALFFPWLWFAIHRMWWMAASIVILQVAAGQVSRLDGFGITGLLFAAAVGLIAGFEGRNLLQRHLIAKGWTLKDVIVSHDRSTAEEIYFSNLPEDEHPLQSSVSKPEWKVREAAGGFMTNDPAGSFQFDLNGRR is encoded by the coding sequence ATGACATCTTATCTTGTTCTGGAAGCACCGGGCGGGCCCGACAGGGATCATCGCACCACACGCTTCATCGCGGACAGATTTTCGTGGCTTGCTCTGTTTTTCCCATGGCTCTGGTTTGCCATTCATCGCATGTGGTGGATGGCCGCCTCGATCGTCATCTTGCAGGTTGCAGCCGGTCAGGTCTCGCGCCTTGATGGTTTCGGCATCACCGGGCTTCTTTTTGCCGCGGCTGTTGGACTGATAGCCGGATTCGAAGGTCGCAACCTGCTTCAGCGTCATTTGATTGCCAAGGGCTGGACGCTGAAGGACGTGATCGTCTCACATGATCGTTCGACAGCGGAAGAGATCTATTTTTCGAACCTCCCCGAAGATGAGCATCCGTTACAGAGTTCGGTCTCCAAACCTGAATGGAAAGTGCGCGAAGCGGCGGGTGGCTTCATGACGAACGATCCGGCTGGTTCGTTCCAATTCGATTTGAATGGAAGGCGCTGA
- the hisB gene encoding imidazoleglycerol-phosphate dehydratase HisB — MAERTAEISRKTNETSVSVRVNIDGTGTAKISTGVGFFDHMLDQLSRHSLIDMEIDVKGDLHIDDHHTVEDTGIAIGQAIAKALGDRKGITRYASLDLAMDETMTKAAVDISGRPFLVWNVQFSAPKIGTFDTELVREFFQALAQNAGITLHILNHYGANNHHIAETCFKAVARVLRSATEIDPRQAGRIPSTKGMLA, encoded by the coding sequence ATGGCAGAGCGCACAGCCGAGATTTCCCGCAAGACCAACGAGACCTCCGTCTCGGTCCGCGTGAATATCGATGGAACCGGTACGGCAAAAATCTCGACAGGCGTCGGATTTTTCGACCATATGCTGGACCAGCTGAGCCGCCATTCCCTGATTGACATGGAGATCGACGTGAAGGGCGACCTTCACATCGACGATCATCACACCGTGGAAGATACAGGGATTGCCATCGGCCAGGCCATTGCCAAAGCCCTGGGCGACCGCAAGGGCATCACGCGCTATGCCTCGCTCGATCTTGCCATGGACGAGACGATGACGAAGGCCGCCGTCGATATTTCCGGCCGCCCCTTCCTGGTCTGGAACGTGCAGTTCTCCGCACCGAAGATCGGTACATTCGATACCGAGCTGGTGCGCGAGTTCTTCCAGGCGCTGGCGCAGAATGCCGGGATCACGCTGCATATTCTCAACCACTACGGCGCCAACAACCACCATATCGCCGAGACGTGCTTCAAGGCGGTTGCGCGCGTCTTGCGCAGCGCCACTGAAATCGATCCCAGGCAGGCAGGTCGCATTCCTTCAACGAAGGGTATGCTGGCCTGA